In Thiospirochaeta perfilievii, a single window of DNA contains:
- a CDS encoding MBL fold metallo-hydrolase, with protein sequence MRYAVIGSGSSANSYIFEVGKDLFVIDNGFSLKEFKLRVNKLGFKYTDIRAVFLTHTHSDHSKGVGPLSRDLEIPVYAHKNIKGDFYIHKPIEPFKHYVINELNIMPFDLSHDAKDSISFYFKILEKRVTIITDTGMITPQMYNLAKRSHLLFLEANYCDKLLKSGPYPDFLKRRIQSNVGHLSNISAINFLNDLTSDDNCCISYVYLCHLSKNNNSIEAVERDFSELYTGEIPYRICNRDESVSCDEALGLI encoded by the coding sequence ATGAGATACGCTGTAATTGGATCTGGTTCGTCTGCAAACTCTTATATTTTTGAAGTTGGGAAGGACCTTTTTGTTATAGATAATGGCTTTTCCTTAAAAGAGTTTAAGTTAAGGGTTAATAAATTAGGTTTTAAATACACGGATATAAGAGCAGTTTTTCTTACTCATACCCACTCAGACCACTCTAAGGGAGTAGGGCCTCTCTCTAGGGATTTGGAAATTCCTGTTTATGCTCATAAAAATATAAAGGGTGATTTTTATATCCATAAACCAATAGAACCATTTAAACACTATGTTATAAATGAACTTAACATTATGCCCTTTGATCTATCCCATGATGCTAAAGACTCTATAAGTTTCTACTTTAAGATTTTAGAAAAAAGAGTGACAATTATTACAGATACTGGAATGATAACACCCCAGATGTATAATTTAGCCAAAAGATCCCATCTACTGTTTTTAGAGGCAAACTACTGTGATAAGCTGTTAAAATCTGGACCTTATCCTGACTTTCTTAAAAGAAGAATTCAGTCTAATGTTGGACACTTATCAAATATTTCAGCAATAAATTTTCTTAATGATCTAACTAGTGATGACAATTGTTGTATATCCTATGTCTATCTATGTCATCTTTCTAAAAACAATAACAGCATAGAAGCCGTCGAGAGGGATTTTTCTGAACTATATACCGGTGAAATCCCCTATAGAATTTGTAATAGGGATGAGTCTGTCTCCTGTGATGAGGCTTTAGGGTTAATTTAA
- a CDS encoding arsenate reductase family protein, protein MNIQIIGTKKCKDTQKVERFFKDRSIKYHFADLKERGISVGELNKISSGRDPEDLINKNSVTFKKKNFIYMDYNPLEEILEHPDLLVTPIIRSGNRVIIGFDQKAIKSLIEE, encoded by the coding sequence ATGAATATTCAGATTATAGGTACAAAAAAGTGTAAAGATACACAAAAAGTTGAAAGGTTTTTTAAAGATCGGTCTATTAAATACCACTTTGCAGACCTTAAAGAGCGTGGAATTAGTGTTGGTGAGTTAAATAAAATATCATCTGGTAGAGACCCTGAGGATCTGATAAATAAAAACTCGGTAACTTTTAAAAAGAAAAATTTTATATATATGGATTATAATCCCCTTGAAGAAATTTTAGAGCATCCAGATCTTTTAGTTACCCCTATAATTAGAAGTGGGAATAGGGTTATTATTGGTTTTGATCAAAAAGCTATAAAGTCTTTAATTGAGGAATAG
- a CDS encoding FAD:protein FMN transferase: MLRKITIIYLIIISLSCSNIKERQNFSFLGLNTTCSITIYNSSPIDIEEVKAQIMEIENLMSSHVFDSDVSNINRLAGITFYKPSESTLTVIREGIKYGVISNGEFDITIGPLISLWDINNKTTVPNSRDIENLLPLVNYNNIIIEDKKVMLQNKDMSIDLGGIAKGYASNRLKDFLVSRGVKSAIINLGGNIDLIGLKNSNSLWSIGIQHPRKIRGNYIGLLRVEESSFVSSGDYERFFIEDGIRYHHILDSFTGYPKNGDIISSSILDSSAIKGDALSTITFGRSISDVKKLRESIEFEGVFITRNKEIYITDALKNIFTLKDETYSIIP, from the coding sequence ATGTTAAGAAAGATTACAATAATATATTTAATTATTATTTCACTTAGTTGCAGTAATATTAAAGAGAGACAAAATTTTAGTTTTTTAGGTCTAAATACTACATGTAGCATAACTATTTATAACTCTTCTCCAATTGATATTGAAGAGGTAAAGGCTCAGATTATGGAAATTGAAAATCTAATGAGTTCCCATGTTTTTGATAGTGATGTTAGTAATATAAATAGATTGGCTGGTATTACTTTTTATAAACCATCAGAATCTACCCTTACTGTTATTAGAGAGGGTATAAAGTATGGGGTTATTTCAAATGGTGAATTTGATATAACAATAGGACCCCTTATCTCTCTTTGGGATATTAATAATAAAACTACTGTTCCAAATAGTCGTGATATAGAGAATTTATTACCCTTAGTTAATTATAACAATATTATTATTGAAGATAAAAAAGTTATGTTACAGAACAAAGATATGTCCATTGATCTAGGAGGAATAGCCAAGGGTTATGCTTCTAATAGGTTAAAAGATTTTTTAGTAAGTAGAGGTGTTAAATCTGCCATTATAAATCTAGGTGGTAATATAGATCTAATAGGTTTAAAAAATAGTAATAGCTTGTGGAGTATTGGAATTCAGCACCCTAGAAAAATTAGGGGTAATTATATCGGTTTATTGAGGGTTGAGGAGTCATCGTTTGTTTCTAGTGGTGATTATGAACGGTTTTTTATAGAGGATGGCATTCGATATCATCATATATTAGATAGTTTTACAGGTTACCCTAAAAATGGAGATATTATAAGTTCATCTATATTAGATTCATCGGCAATAAAAGGAGATGCCCTGTCTACTATAACTTTTGGAAGAAGTATATCTGATGTTAAGAAGCTTAGGGAGTCTATAGAGTTTGAAGGAGTCTTTATTACTAGAAATAAGGAGATTTATATAACTGATGCCCTTAAGAATATATTTACTCTTAAAGATGAAACATATAGTATAATTCCATGA